One segment of Natronosalvus halobius DNA contains the following:
- the sucD gene encoding succinate--CoA ligase subunit alpha, translated as MSVLVDDDTRVVVQGITGGEGKFHAGQMLEYGTNVVAGAVPGKGGQEVHGVPVYDTVDEAVEEEDADASVIFVPPAFAADAIFEALDTDLDLAVAITEGVPTQDMAKVNKRLTETDTRLIGPNCPGLITPGEAKLGILPGNIFAEGDVGLVSRSGTLTYQVVDSLTQRGIGQTTAIGIGGDPIIGTDFVDALELFENDPDTKAIVMCGEIGGEDEEEAAAYIDEHVETPVAGFIAGRTAPPGKRMGHAGAIVSGSGTGTAESKIDALNDAGVPVGDTPEEVADQIESFL; from the coding sequence ATGAGCGTTCTAGTCGACGACGACACTCGCGTGGTTGTACAGGGAATCACCGGCGGCGAAGGGAAGTTCCACGCCGGACAGATGCTCGAGTACGGGACCAACGTGGTCGCCGGCGCCGTCCCTGGAAAGGGAGGTCAGGAAGTCCACGGCGTCCCGGTCTACGACACGGTCGACGAGGCCGTCGAGGAAGAGGACGCGGACGCGTCGGTCATCTTCGTCCCGCCCGCGTTCGCCGCGGACGCCATCTTCGAGGCCCTGGACACGGACCTCGACCTCGCGGTCGCGATCACCGAGGGTGTCCCGACCCAGGATATGGCGAAGGTCAACAAGCGCCTGACCGAGACCGACACGCGGCTCATCGGGCCGAACTGTCCCGGCCTGATCACGCCCGGCGAGGCCAAGCTTGGCATCCTGCCGGGGAACATCTTCGCCGAGGGTGACGTCGGTCTCGTCTCCCGCTCCGGAACGTTGACCTATCAGGTCGTCGACAGTCTCACCCAGCGCGGGATCGGCCAGACGACCGCCATCGGCATCGGCGGCGACCCGATCATCGGCACCGACTTCGTCGACGCCCTCGAGCTGTTCGAGAACGATCCCGACACGAAGGCGATCGTCATGTGCGGCGAGATCGGTGGCGAGGACGAGGAGGAGGCCGCGGCTTACATCGACGAGCACGTCGAGACGCCCGTCGCGGGCTTCATTGCCGGCCGAACGGCCCCGCCAGGAAAGCGGATGGGCCACGCCGGCGCCATCGTCTCCGGGTCCGGAACTGGCACCGCAGAGAGCAAGATCGACGCGCTCAACGACGCGGGCGTCCCCGTTGGCGACACGCCCGAGGAAGTCGCGGATCAGATCGAAAGCTTCCTCTAG
- a CDS encoding transcription initiation factor IIB family protein gives MYSANTRVEHEPWLEELEQAADRLELTGEARSTAADLFLANVPEADRSKPAVLAASIYAGSLVAGDGRTQCAVADAADVSRLSIQQRWKDLLAGAGLEPPKW, from the coding sequence ATGTATAGCGCCAATACGCGCGTCGAACACGAACCGTGGCTCGAGGAACTCGAGCAGGCCGCGGATCGCCTCGAGCTGACGGGCGAGGCTCGCTCGACGGCTGCCGATCTCTTTCTCGCGAACGTGCCCGAGGCCGACCGATCGAAGCCGGCAGTGCTGGCTGCGAGCATCTACGCCGGATCGCTCGTCGCGGGCGATGGCCGCACCCAGTGTGCTGTCGCCGACGCCGCAGACGTCTCCCGCCTCTCGATCCAACAGCGCTGGAAGGACCTGCTGGCCGGCGCCGGGCTCGAGCCGCCGAAGTGGTAG
- a CDS encoding glycosyltransferase, with the protein MVSFVVPARNEAEYIRGALSSIEGLDTAYDYEVVVVDGDSSDGTREIAREYDVTVVSGPADGIGAARNRGARRAEGEWLAFVDADTEVRASYLTRMLGFVQAEGLAAASSRCRMTGPLRAKCVEATINYAFPRLERPVLPGFNTFVHRDAFEAVGGFPPVANEDTAFSRALARSFPTGYCPRVLVETSGRRIAASGLTGTLWHYVRLDVGRVFG; encoded by the coding sequence CTGGTCAGTTTCGTTGTTCCCGCGCGCAACGAAGCCGAGTACATTCGGGGTGCCCTCTCGAGCATCGAAGGCCTGGACACTGCCTACGACTACGAGGTGGTCGTCGTCGACGGCGACTCGAGCGACGGCACCCGCGAAATCGCCCGCGAGTACGACGTGACGGTCGTTTCCGGCCCGGCGGACGGAATCGGGGCAGCGAGAAACCGTGGTGCGCGCCGCGCTGAGGGCGAGTGGCTGGCCTTCGTCGACGCCGACACTGAGGTTCGCGCCTCGTACCTGACCCGGATGCTCGGATTCGTCCAGGCCGAAGGGCTGGCCGCGGCATCCTCGCGCTGTCGGATGACCGGTCCCCTCCGGGCGAAGTGCGTCGAAGCGACGATCAACTATGCGTTTCCGCGACTCGAGCGGCCGGTCCTGCCGGGGTTCAATACCTTCGTCCACCGCGACGCGTTCGAGGCGGTCGGCGGATTTCCGCCGGTCGCCAACGAGGACACGGCGTTCAGTCGGGCGCTTGCGCGCTCGTTTCCGACGGGCTACTGTCCGCGGGTGCTGGTCGAGACATCGGGTCGACGAATCGCGGCGAGCGGTCTGACGGGCACGCTCTGGCACTACGTCAGACTCGACGTCGGTCGCGTGTTTGGGTGA
- a CDS encoding RAD55 family ATPase, giving the protein MQRMPLGISRFDAMIGGGAPSGSIVLLATEAGAGGREFCYTATAMNGLARADGDQFEFYYGDLEPGVALPDNVHYVSFTSERDAIVDEMTFVLDDDLVEAGTSAVSFVDLSQEFFQLTPVPTDWYSTARTDITNLGAGTNRRNVLEALGEYLSEHAPGNLVVIDSATDLLAAAATSDQFSQSDLTILLKGLKRAAYRWGGIVLLLVDVETLTGQAFGRLKEAVDGTLHFEWESGGSERDRTLVVEEFRGVLSRLEDENIVQFETEIRDGGFDISNVRKIR; this is encoded by the coding sequence ATGCAGCGGATGCCACTCGGAATCTCGCGATTCGACGCGATGATCGGCGGCGGGGCGCCGAGCGGAAGCATCGTCTTGCTGGCGACCGAAGCGGGTGCGGGCGGCCGGGAGTTCTGTTACACGGCGACGGCCATGAACGGCCTCGCCAGGGCAGACGGCGACCAGTTCGAGTTCTACTACGGCGACCTCGAGCCTGGCGTCGCTCTCCCGGACAACGTCCACTACGTCTCCTTTACGAGCGAGCGCGACGCGATCGTCGACGAGATGACGTTCGTCCTGGACGACGACCTCGTCGAGGCTGGAACGTCGGCCGTCTCGTTCGTCGACCTCTCTCAGGAGTTCTTCCAGTTGACCCCGGTGCCGACCGACTGGTACAGCACCGCCCGGACCGACATCACGAACCTGGGTGCCGGGACGAACCGACGGAACGTACTCGAGGCGCTCGGCGAGTACCTCTCCGAACACGCTCCCGGGAACCTGGTCGTCATCGACTCCGCGACGGATCTGCTCGCGGCCGCAGCCACCAGCGACCAGTTCTCCCAGAGCGATTTGACGATACTGCTCAAGGGACTCAAACGAGCGGCGTACCGCTGGGGCGGCATCGTTCTGTTGCTCGTCGACGTCGAAACGCTCACTGGGCAGGCGTTCGGTCGGCTCAAGGAAGCCGTCGATGGGACGCTGCACTTCGAGTGGGAGAGCGGGGGATCCGAACGAGATCGGACGTTGGTCGTCGAGGAGTTTCGAGGGGTACTCTCGCGGCTCGAAGACGAGAACATCGTCCAGTTCGAAACGGAGATTCGCGACGGCGGATTCGACATCAGTAACGTACGAAAGATTCGGTAG
- a CDS encoding phosphopantetheine adenylyltransferase: protein MDVALGGTFDPVHDGHRRLFERAFELGDVTVGLTSNELAPKTRHVDRYVRPYDERKRDLEAELETLAEKHDREFEVRTLTEPTGIATEAQFDYLIVSPETVEGGKKINDLRRERGHDPLELVVVPHVRAEDDDIISSTRIVNGEIDERGNLTPDREGRESSRPE from the coding sequence ATGGACGTCGCGCTTGGTGGGACCTTCGACCCCGTTCACGATGGCCATCGACGGCTCTTCGAACGGGCGTTCGAACTTGGGGACGTGACCGTCGGGCTGACCAGCAACGAACTCGCGCCGAAGACCCGACACGTCGACCGGTACGTCCGCCCCTACGACGAGCGAAAGCGCGACCTGGAGGCCGAACTCGAGACGCTCGCCGAGAAACACGACCGCGAGTTCGAGGTCCGGACGCTCACCGAGCCGACGGGAATCGCGACAGAGGCCCAGTTCGACTACCTGATCGTCTCGCCCGAGACGGTCGAGGGTGGCAAGAAGATCAACGACCTGCGCCGTGAGCGCGGCCACGATCCGCTGGAACTCGTCGTCGTCCCCCACGTTCGGGCCGAGGACGACGACATCATCTCGAGTACGCGCATCGTCAACGGCGAGATCGACGAGCGCGGGAATTTGACGCCCGACCGCGAGGGGCGGGAGTCCTCGAGGCCGGAGTAA
- a CDS encoding NADP-dependent malic enzyme — MGLDEDSLEYHRSEPPGKIEISTTKPTNTQRDLSLAYSPGVAAPCMEIHEDETDAYTYTAKGNLVGVVSNGSAVLGLGDIGAQASKPVMEGKGVLFKRFADIDVFDIELDEADPHKLVEAIKMMEPTFGGVNLEDIKAPECFTIEERLREEMDVPVFHDDQHGTAIISGAALVNAAEIADKDLEDLDIVFSGAGASALSTARFYVSLGAKRENIQMCDSSGIITQERADAGDVNEYKREFARDVPGGDLTDALEGADVFVGLSIGGIVSPEMVQSMGDNPIIFAMANPDPEIGYQEAKDARDDDVIMATGRSDYPNQVNNVLGFPFIFRGALDVRATEINEAMKVAAAEALADLARQDVPDAVVKAYGDEAIQFGPDYIIPKPVDPRVLFRVAPAVAQAAMDSGAARTEIDVEAYEEQLEARLGKSREMMRVVLNKAKSDPKRVALAEGEDEKMIRAAYQLAEQGIANPVLIGEEDTITRTAANLGLDFTPTVADPTAGAHDEYAERLFDLRQRKGITRSEATELIRRDTNYFGSVMVEEGDADALLTGLTHHYPSALRPPLQVIGTADDVDYAAGVYLMTFKNRIVFCADATVNQDPDEEVLAEVTKQTAKLARRFNVEPRAALLSYSNFGSVDNEGTRKPRRAAAMLQGDPEVDFPVDGEMQADTAVVEDILTGTYEFSDLDAPANVLVFPNLESGNIGYKLLQRLGGAEAIGPMLVGMDKPVHVLQRGDEVKDIVNLAGVAVVDAQSE; from the coding sequence ATGGGACTGGACGAAGACTCGCTGGAGTATCACCGGAGCGAGCCACCGGGCAAGATCGAAATTTCGACGACGAAGCCGACGAACACCCAGCGGGACCTCTCGCTGGCGTACTCGCCGGGCGTCGCCGCACCATGTATGGAGATTCACGAGGACGAAACCGACGCCTACACCTACACGGCGAAGGGCAATCTCGTGGGCGTCGTTTCGAACGGCTCTGCCGTCCTCGGACTGGGCGACATCGGCGCCCAGGCCTCGAAACCCGTCATGGAAGGCAAGGGCGTGCTGTTCAAGCGCTTCGCCGACATCGACGTCTTCGACATCGAACTCGACGAGGCCGACCCCCACAAACTCGTCGAGGCGATCAAGATGATGGAGCCCACCTTCGGCGGGGTCAATCTCGAAGACATCAAAGCCCCCGAGTGTTTCACCATCGAGGAGCGCCTCCGCGAGGAGATGGACGTCCCAGTCTTCCACGACGACCAGCACGGGACGGCGATCATCTCCGGCGCCGCGCTCGTCAACGCCGCCGAAATCGCCGACAAAGACCTCGAAGACCTCGATATCGTCTTCTCGGGTGCCGGGGCGAGCGCGCTCTCGACGGCCCGGTTCTACGTGTCGCTGGGCGCGAAGCGGGAGAACATCCAGATGTGTGACTCCTCCGGGATCATCACGCAGGAGCGAGCCGACGCCGGCGACGTCAACGAGTACAAGCGCGAGTTCGCCCGCGACGTGCCGGGGGGCGATCTGACGGACGCGCTCGAGGGCGCGGACGTCTTCGTCGGCCTCTCGATCGGCGGCATCGTCTCCCCGGAGATGGTACAGTCGATGGGCGACAATCCAATCATCTTCGCGATGGCGAACCCGGATCCGGAGATCGGCTACCAGGAGGCCAAAGACGCCCGCGACGACGACGTCATCATGGCCACCGGCCGCTCGGACTACCCCAACCAGGTCAATAACGTCCTTGGGTTCCCGTTCATCTTCCGCGGCGCCCTCGACGTTCGCGCGACCGAGATCAACGAGGCGATGAAAGTCGCGGCAGCCGAGGCACTGGCCGACCTCGCCCGCCAGGACGTCCCCGACGCGGTCGTCAAGGCCTACGGCGACGAGGCGATCCAATTCGGTCCCGACTACATCATCCCCAAGCCGGTCGATCCGCGGGTGCTGTTCCGCGTCGCCCCCGCGGTCGCCCAGGCGGCGATGGACTCCGGCGCCGCCCGGACCGAAATCGACGTCGAGGCCTACGAGGAGCAACTCGAGGCTCGCCTCGGCAAGTCCCGGGAGATGATGCGCGTCGTGCTCAACAAGGCCAAGAGCGACCCCAAGCGCGTCGCGCTCGCGGAGGGTGAAGACGAGAAGATGATCCGCGCGGCCTACCAGCTCGCCGAACAGGGGATCGCCAACCCGGTCCTCATCGGCGAAGAGGATACGATCACCCGGACGGCGGCGAATCTCGGCCTCGACTTCACGCCCACGGTCGCGGATCCGACCGCGGGGGCCCACGACGAGTACGCCGAACGACTGTTCGACCTTCGCCAGCGCAAGGGAATCACGCGCTCTGAGGCGACCGAACTGATCCGCCGGGACACGAACTACTTCGGCAGTGTGATGGTCGAGGAGGGGGATGCTGACGCCCTGCTCACGGGACTGACTCACCACTATCCCTCGGCGCTTCGACCGCCGTTGCAGGTCATCGGCACCGCCGACGACGTCGACTACGCCGCCGGCGTCTACCTCATGACGTTCAAGAATCGGATCGTCTTCTGTGCGGACGCCACCGTGAACCAGGACCCTGACGAGGAGGTGCTGGCGGAAGTCACGAAACAGACGGCGAAGCTTGCCCGCCGATTCAACGTCGAGCCGCGGGCAGCCTTGCTCTCGTACTCCAACTTCGGGAGCGTCGACAACGAGGGGACCAGAAAGCCGCGTCGCGCCGCCGCGATGCTCCAGGGCGACCCCGAGGTCGACTTCCCCGTCGACGGCGAGATGCAGGCCGACACGGCCGTCGTCGAGGACATCCTCACCGGTACCTACGAGTTCTCCGACCTGGATGCGCCGGCGAACGTGCTCGTCTTCCCGAACCTCGAGTCGGGCAATATCGGCTACAAACTCCTCCAGCGCCTCGGCGGTGCGGAGGCCATCGGCCCGATGCTCGTCGGGATGGACAAGCCGGTTCACGTCCTCCAGCGGGGCGACGAGGTCAAGGACATCGTCAATCTGGCAGGCGTGGCGGTCGTCGACGCCCAGTCGGAGTGA
- a CDS encoding glucodextranase DOMON-like domain-containing protein, translating into MSDNSRDDDSRSLYRRTVLGGVAGLGAYGLTAGFSDSVAASAPEGVTASGIDSFHPGHPRFVQVGEKLWNSAFVGPEMIGGRDNLAPRVPNASPNPGGYAAEDFTWSVAQRPEGSEVELTYQSSLDPDRPRYDEGRDNVAEFEADVPGTYVLELEAPDGTHELTIHAFPESEGGAGGQPRIELEGRYEDGEYVLETNARLAPNSRATRADLEVAFLADDRDALATDAIQVDGLTGRVPESAIEGESARVHAVASDGDSLSTLDTIELGPDGTTSLPNRPPEWMAEGVMYQIFPRSWAGERGATTFDDLIDGVDYLADLGVDAVWLTPVVPAESVDKLFGNNNESGFQEGAPGGGPHGYDTNDYFGIAGDLVPEGMDPIEAYAAFVDACHEAGIKVVFDLVSNHAGRGHAYFQDTIAEQGSEPPAPNWEYPPVDAWNEDSKHFDWWDRLEAPITHDGETVEPAPSPTGFWGLRVMPNWNYDNVAVREHMLAVAEFWSGEVGVDGFRCDIAWGVPHSFWKAVREVVRSNDSEFLMLDETIPKDPAFSENEFDMHFDTEGFTTTTHDVAGGLASPTDLYDDVRARAAEGIPDHSLVLNAIENHDELRLLNQTVVDQANPNHDEASDEEWERGAALQRACWAAGVTLPGVPFVYYGQERQISRFGEGRHMGENDPRGYNDDGSVNSGADVRPGGRQRAFVNWETYDEDHLEFYRTLISTYHDLDVLKTDADLVGEWHESDDRVLVFGRDASLLEDVAGPDRVVVIVNFDPEGAVTVDLRSDVHATDVVSGADLEVQGEADDERRTVEVDQVAILETPTFFAAGDRIANLSVTPGTDKGGNGRYQYPTDDRFTDGIFDLTAFSVHDGGDTYQFRAAVGGDLENYDGYDGGFSAQHLQLYLADGSDDGTTEMREGVNATLERPHQYRVVVDGENGTRLETADGTRLAEGGVAANPAADEILVDVPKAALETPLEDLDVAVVMLGYDPDAPGNVMQAEAEATETTFGGAQNDAAPNAIDVVTPADVDWYRGLAYSDGTRATVQYVPLVTTLEAVATFDEPTGEPYGPGTYEYPTSDDFYEGAWDIDELTVSASRDRVEFAFTMASEIQNPWGLPRGFSHQFFQVYVHDPGADVEGTTEGRTGLNADMATPYHYRVVVNGESVKSVESAAGDSVTSNVETNVEGRTVSVRVPADAIGWDVEAGGGIGIAALVAPFDGYGDGAIRGIAPEAGEYVIGGGTGDNNPAVMDMVTPEGVDRVEVLSESDGSVPQLPFVALGDVELSEAGDGSSSDGSDGTEGNGNDSSDTPGNDDGDGDDDGGNGDEDDDSAGDDSDGSGGNGGTGSDGSEDDGLPGFGAVVGTAGVAGGTALAAKRLAREDDE; encoded by the coding sequence ATGAGTGACAATTCACGAGACGACGACTCGAGATCGCTGTACAGACGAACCGTCCTCGGGGGCGTTGCGGGACTCGGTGCCTACGGACTGACGGCCGGGTTTAGCGATTCGGTCGCGGCGAGCGCCCCGGAGGGCGTGACGGCGAGCGGAATCGACTCCTTTCACCCTGGTCACCCCCGCTTCGTCCAGGTCGGCGAGAAACTGTGGAACTCGGCGTTCGTCGGCCCCGAGATGATCGGTGGGCGAGACAACCTCGCCCCGCGGGTTCCCAATGCCAGCCCAAATCCAGGGGGCTACGCCGCCGAGGACTTCACCTGGTCGGTCGCCCAGCGCCCCGAGGGGAGCGAGGTCGAGTTGACCTACCAGTCGTCGCTCGATCCGGACCGGCCCCGGTACGACGAAGGCCGAGACAACGTTGCCGAGTTCGAGGCCGACGTTCCCGGCACCTACGTCCTCGAACTCGAGGCGCCCGACGGCACCCACGAGTTGACGATCCACGCGTTCCCCGAATCCGAAGGCGGAGCGGGCGGCCAGCCCCGAATCGAACTCGAGGGACGGTACGAGGACGGCGAGTACGTCCTCGAGACGAACGCACGACTTGCGCCGAACAGCCGGGCGACGCGGGCCGACCTCGAGGTCGCCTTCCTCGCGGACGACCGGGACGCGCTCGCCACCGACGCGATTCAGGTCGACGGACTGACCGGTCGCGTACCCGAATCGGCCATCGAGGGCGAGTCCGCCCGCGTCCACGCGGTCGCCTCCGACGGTGACAGCCTGAGCACCCTCGATACGATCGAACTCGGACCCGACGGTACGACCTCCCTGCCCAACCGCCCGCCGGAGTGGATGGCCGAGGGCGTCATGTACCAGATCTTCCCGCGTTCGTGGGCAGGCGAACGCGGCGCGACGACCTTCGACGACCTGATCGACGGCGTCGACTACCTCGCCGACCTGGGCGTCGACGCGGTCTGGCTGACGCCCGTCGTCCCTGCCGAGAGCGTCGACAAACTCTTCGGGAATAACAACGAATCGGGCTTCCAGGAGGGGGCGCCCGGCGGTGGGCCACACGGCTACGACACGAACGACTACTTCGGGATCGCCGGGGACCTCGTCCCGGAAGGGATGGATCCCATCGAGGCCTACGCGGCGTTCGTCGACGCCTGTCACGAGGCCGGTATCAAGGTCGTCTTCGACCTCGTGAGCAACCACGCCGGGCGTGGCCACGCGTACTTCCAGGACACCATCGCCGAACAGGGATCCGAACCGCCAGCACCGAACTGGGAGTATCCACCTGTGGACGCCTGGAACGAGGACTCGAAACACTTCGACTGGTGGGACCGCCTCGAGGCGCCGATTACCCACGACGGCGAGACGGTGGAACCGGCCCCCAGTCCGACCGGCTTCTGGGGCCTCCGGGTCATGCCCAACTGGAACTACGACAACGTGGCGGTCCGCGAGCACATGCTCGCCGTCGCCGAGTTCTGGTCCGGCGAGGTCGGCGTCGACGGCTTCCGCTGTGACATCGCCTGGGGGGTCCCCCACAGCTTCTGGAAGGCGGTCCGCGAGGTCGTCCGGTCGAACGATAGCGAGTTCCTCATGCTCGACGAGACGATCCCGAAGGACCCCGCCTTCTCGGAGAACGAGTTCGACATGCACTTCGACACCGAGGGGTTCACGACGACGACACACGACGTTGCCGGCGGGTTGGCCTCGCCCACAGACCTCTACGACGACGTGCGGGCGCGAGCTGCGGAGGGCATCCCGGACCACTCGCTCGTCCTCAACGCGATCGAGAACCACGACGAGTTGCGCCTGCTCAACCAGACCGTCGTCGATCAGGCGAATCCGAACCACGACGAGGCCTCCGACGAGGAGTGGGAGCGCGGGGCCGCCCTCCAGCGCGCCTGCTGGGCCGCCGGCGTCACCCTCCCCGGCGTCCCCTTCGTCTACTACGGCCAGGAGCGCCAGATCAGCCGGTTCGGCGAGGGTCGACACATGGGCGAGAACGACCCTCGAGGCTACAACGACGACGGCTCGGTCAACAGCGGGGCCGACGTCCGCCCCGGCGGCCGCCAGCGAGCGTTCGTGAACTGGGAGACGTACGACGAGGACCACCTCGAGTTCTACCGGACGCTTATCAGTACGTACCACGACCTCGACGTGCTGAAAACCGACGCCGACCTCGTCGGCGAGTGGCACGAGTCCGACGACCGCGTGCTCGTCTTCGGGCGCGACGCTAGCCTCCTGGAGGATGTCGCCGGTCCCGACCGCGTCGTCGTGATCGTCAACTTCGACCCCGAGGGGGCGGTGACCGTCGATTTACGTTCGGACGTGCACGCGACCGACGTCGTCTCCGGCGCGGATCTCGAGGTCCAAGGCGAGGCCGACGACGAACGACGCACCGTCGAGGTCGACCAGGTCGCGATCCTCGAGACGCCGACGTTCTTCGCCGCGGGCGACCGCATCGCGAACCTCTCCGTCACCCCGGGAACCGACAAGGGCGGCAACGGCCGCTACCAGTACCCGACCGACGACCGGTTCACCGACGGCATCTTCGACCTGACGGCGTTCTCGGTTCACGACGGCGGCGACACCTACCAGTTCCGTGCGGCGGTCGGCGGCGACCTCGAGAACTACGACGGGTACGACGGCGGGTTCTCCGCCCAGCACCTCCAGTTGTATCTGGCCGACGGTTCCGACGACGGGACGACGGAGATGCGCGAGGGTGTCAACGCGACCCTCGAACGCCCCCACCAGTACCGGGTCGTCGTCGACGGTGAGAATGGGACGCGACTCGAAACCGCCGACGGGACGCGACTCGCCGAGGGCGGCGTCGCCGCGAACCCGGCCGCCGACGAGATTCTCGTCGACGTGCCGAAAGCCGCGCTGGAGACGCCCCTCGAGGACCTGGACGTCGCGGTGGTGATGCTGGGCTACGATCCGGACGCGCCGGGGAACGTCATGCAGGCCGAAGCGGAGGCCACCGAGACGACCTTCGGCGGCGCACAGAACGACGCCGCGCCCAACGCGATCGACGTGGTGACGCCGGCAGACGTCGACTGGTACCGGGGACTGGCTTACAGCGACGGAACGCGAGCGACGGTGCAGTACGTCCCGCTCGTAACCACGCTCGAGGCGGTCGCCACGTTCGACGAACCCACCGGCGAGCCCTACGGCCCGGGGACCTACGAGTACCCGACGAGCGACGACTTCTACGAGGGGGCCTGGGATATCGACGAACTGACCGTGTCGGCCTCGCGCGATCGCGTCGAGTTCGCGTTCACGATGGCCAGCGAGATCCAGAACCCCTGGGGCCTCCCCCGCGGCTTCTCCCATCAGTTCTTCCAGGTGTACGTCCACGACCCCGGCGCCGACGTAGAGGGAACCACGGAGGGTCGAACCGGGCTGAACGCCGACATGGCGACGCCCTACCACTACCGCGTCGTCGTCAACGGCGAGTCGGTCAAGAGCGTCGAGTCCGCGGCCGGCGATTCAGTGACGTCGAACGTCGAGACGAACGTGGAAGGGCGCACGGTCTCGGTCCGCGTTCCCGCCGACGCGATCGGCTGGGACGTCGAGGCCGGCGGCGGAATCGGTATCGCGGCCCTCGTCGCCCCGTTCGACGGCTACGGGGACGGCGCGATTCGCGGTATCGCCCCCGAGGCCGGCGAGTACGTCATCGGCGGCGGCACCGGCGACAACAATCCGGCCGTGATGGACATGGTCACCCCCGAGGGCGTGGACCGCGTCGAGGTGCTCTCGGAATCCGATGGTTCGGTGCCACAACTGCCGTTCGTCGCGCTCGGCGACGTCGAGTTGTCCGAGGCCGGAGACGGGTCCTCGAGCGACGGGAGCGATGGTACAGAGGGGAACGGAAACGATAGCAGCGATACGCCAGGGAACGACGATGGCGACGGTGACGATGACGGCGGAAACGGAGACGAGGATGACGACTCTGCTGGCGACGATAGCGACGGCAGCGGTGGCAATGGTGGCACCGGCAGCGACGGATCGGAAGACGATGGACTCCCCGGTTTCGGCGCCGTCGTCGGCACCGCAGGCGTCGCTGGCGGAACCGCACTGGCAGCGAAGCGTCTCGCCCGGGAGGACGACGAATAA
- the sucC gene encoding ADP-forming succinate--CoA ligase subunit beta, translating into MKLHEYQAKQVFADAGVPTPASTLASDVDGVLAAADEIGYPVAIKAQVQVGGRGKAGGIKLAEDADEARDAAESILGMDLKGYHVDRVLVEEAVDFVNELYVGVTMDRGEGKPVAMVSTKGGVDIEQVAEETPEAIAREHVDPAFGMHPYQARKAVYDADVDPDLALDVAGVLTTLYDLWDDRDGSDAEINPLMVTSDGEVIAADAVMNIDEDALFRQPEIAEMEDEAASGDELEQKADEYDFDYVRLEGNVGIIGNGAGLVMTTLDLVDHYGGKPANFLDVGGGAKAERIANALDMVFSDENVDSVVFNIFGGITRGDEVAKGINEALGQFDEIPKPVVVRLAGTNWEEGMEILNEDLVTVEQTLEDAVQRAVAYAEDEEGDQ; encoded by the coding sequence ATGAAACTCCACGAGTACCAGGCGAAGCAGGTGTTCGCTGACGCCGGGGTTCCGACGCCAGCGTCGACGCTCGCGTCGGACGTCGACGGCGTCCTGGCGGCCGCCGACGAGATTGGCTATCCGGTCGCGATCAAGGCACAGGTTCAGGTCGGGGGTCGCGGCAAGGCCGGCGGGATCAAACTCGCCGAGGACGCCGACGAGGCTCGCGACGCGGCCGAATCGATCCTCGGGATGGACCTCAAGGGCTACCACGTCGACCGCGTGCTGGTCGAGGAAGCGGTCGACTTCGTCAACGAACTGTACGTCGGCGTGACGATGGACCGCGGGGAGGGCAAGCCCGTCGCCATGGTCTCGACGAAAGGCGGCGTCGACATCGAGCAGGTCGCCGAGGAGACGCCCGAAGCGATCGCTCGCGAACACGTCGACCCCGCGTTCGGCATGCACCCCTACCAGGCTCGCAAGGCCGTCTACGACGCAGACGTCGATCCGGACCTCGCCCTCGACGTGGCGGGCGTCCTGACGACGCTCTACGACCTCTGGGACGACCGCGACGGGTCGGATGCCGAAATCAACCCGCTGATGGTCACCAGCGACGGCGAGGTCATCGCGGCCGACGCCGTGATGAACATCGACGAGGACGCCCTGTTCCGTCAGCCCGAAATCGCGGAGATGGAGGACGAAGCCGCGAGCGGCGACGAACTCGAACAGAAGGCCGATGAGTACGACTTCGACTACGTCCGCCTCGAGGGCAACGTCGGGATCATCGGCAACGGCGCCGGCCTCGTGATGACGACGCTCGACCTCGTGGACCACTACGGCGGGAAACCCGCGAACTTCCTGGACGTCGGCGGCGGCGCGAAGGCCGAGCGAATCGCCAACGCCCTGGACATGGTGTTCTCCGACGAGAACGTCGATTCGGTCGTGTTCAACATCTTCGGGGGCATCACCCGCGGCGACGAGGTCGCCAAAGGAATAAACGAGGCCCTCGGACAGTTCGACGAGATTCCAAAGCCGGTCGTCGTGCGACTGGCCGGAACGAACTGGGAGGAAGGCATGGAGATTCTGAACGAGGACCTCGTGACGGTCGAACAGACCCTCGAGGATGCGGTTCAGCGTGCCGTTGCTTACGCTGAGGACGAGGAGGGAGACCAATGA